A genomic segment from Rhodothermus sp. encodes:
- a CDS encoding ferrous iron transport protein A — protein sequence MITLRDLRPGERGRVTGYVSDRLPPRIFEMGLLPGTEIEVVRLAPLGDPIDLKVRGFHLSIRKQDAELIQVERL from the coding sequence ATGATAACCCTGCGCGATCTCCGGCCGGGCGAACGGGGCCGTGTGACAGGTTACGTCAGCGACCGCCTCCCTCCCCGCATCTTTGAAATGGGTCTGTTGCCCGGTACTGAAATCGAAGTGGTCCGGCTGGCCCCTCTGGGTGACCCTATTGATCTAAAAGTCCGTGGCTTTCACCTCTCCATTCGTAAGCAGGATGCGGAGTTGATCCAGGTGGAACGGCTATGA